One Streptomyces umbrinus genomic window, GGGGTGGCGGGTGCGTTTTCTGGGCTACGGGGGTGGGGGCTCTGCGTTGAGGGCGGCTGCGGGTTCGTGGGGGCTGATCGCGCAGTTCCCCGCGCCCCTTGGGGGCGCCCCTGAAGGGGGCGCGCCTGTCCTCAGCCCTTCTCCAGGTACTGCTCCCTCTCCTCGTCCAGCAGGGCCTGGAGTGCTGTGCGCAGGCCGGGGAGGTGTTCCAGGTCCGGGTCGGACGCGACGACCGCGGTCGCCTCGTCGCGGGCCTCGGCGATGATCTCCTCGTCGTCGATGACGGCGAGCATCCGCAGTGAGGTGCGGGCGCCGGACTGGGCCTGGCCGAGGACATCGCCCTCGCGGCGCTGTTCGAGGTCGATGCGGGAGAGCTCGAAGCCGTCGAGGGTGGAGGCGACCGCGGTCAGCCGCTGGCGGGCCGGGCCGGCCTCGGGCATCTCGGTGACCAGGAGACACAGGCCCGCGGCGGAGCCACGGCCGACGCGGCCGCGCAGCTGGTGGAGCTGGGAGACGCCGAAGCGGTCGGCGTCCATGATCACCATCGCGGTGGCGTTCGGGACGTTCACCCCGACCTCGATGACCGTCGTGGCGACCAGCACGTCCGTCTCGCCCGCGGCAAAGCGGCGCATCACGGCGTCCTTGTCGTCCGGGGGCATACGGCCGTGCAGGACCTCGACCTTGAGGCCCTGGAGCGGGCCCCTGGCCAGCTGGTCGGCGACGTCGAGGACCGCGAGAGGCGGGCGCTTCTCGGCCTCGTCCTCAGGGGACGGCTTCTTCTTGGACTTCTTCGGGTCGTCGTCCTCGTCGCCGATGCGCGGGCAGACCACGTACGCCTGATGGCCGTTGGACACCTCCTCTCGCACGCGCTCCCACGCGCGCGAGAGGAAGTGGGGTTTGTCGGCGGCCGGGACGACGTGGCTGGCGATGGGCGAGCGGCCGGCGGGGAGCTGGTCCAGGACGGACGTCTCCAGGTCGCCGAAGACGGTCATGGCGACCGTGCGCGGGATCGGCGTGGCGGTCATCACGAGGAGGTGCGGGGGCTGTTTGCCCTTGCCGCGCAGGGCGTCGCGCTGCTCGACGCCGAACCGGTGCTGCTCGTCCACGACGACCAGGCCCAGGTCGTGGAACTGCACCTTGTCCTCGATCAGCGCATGCGTCCCGATGACGAGCCCTGCCTCGCCGGTGACCAGGTCCAGCAGCGCCTGGCGACGGGTGGCCGTCCCCATGGAGCCGGTGAGGAGCACCACCTTCGTGGAGTCCTCGGCCCCGCCGAGCATGCCGCCCTCGGCCAGCTCCCCCATCATCTCCGTGATCGACCGGTGGTGCTGCTGGGCGAGCACCTCGGTGGGCGCGAGCATCGCCGCCTGACCGCCCGCGTCGACGACGGCGAGCATGGCGCGCAGGGCCACCATCGTCTTCCCGCTGCCCACCTCGCCCTGCAGCAGCCGGTGCATCGGATGTTCGGTGGCCAGGTCGTCGAAGATCTCCTTGGTGACCTTCTGCTGGCCCTCGGTGAGGGTGAAGGGCAGCTTGGCGTCGAAGGCGGACAGGAGGCCGTCCTTCTTGGGCCTGCGGGCCACGGCGGGCAGTTGGGCGTCCGCGTGACGGCGGCGGGCCAGGGCCACCTGGAGGACGAAGGCCTCGTCCCACTTGAGGCGGGAGCGGGCGTTCTCGATGTCCGCCTTGGTGTGCGGGCGGTGGATCTTCAGCAGGGCCTCGGGGAGGGGGACCAGACCGCGGCCGGCCCGCAGGGACTCCGGCAGTGGGTCGGTGGCCTCCTGGGCGCTCGGCAGCACCGTCTGGACCGACTTGGCGATCTTCCAGGACTCCAGCTTGGCGGTGGCCGGATAGAGCGGGATGAGGGCGCCCGCCCAGGTGTCCACCGTCTCGGACACGTCCTCGCCGCGCAGCAGCTCGTACGCCGGGTGGGCCAGCTGGAGGCGGCGGTTGAAGACGGAGACCTTGCCCGCGAACAACGCGCGCGTGCCGGGCAGGAGCTCCTTGTGGGGCTTGTGCACGCCGTTGCCGAAGAAGACCAGCTTGAGCCGGCCGCTGCCGTCCGTGATGGTCACTTCGAGGCGCTGGCCCTTGCCCCGGGGAGCCTTGGGCGAGGAGAAGGTGAGCAGGCGGGCGTCGGCGACCTGGGCGACCACCGTGACGTGCTCGTCCATGGGGAGGTCGGCGAGGTGGGTGAGCTGGCCGCGCTCCTCGTACCTGCGGGGATAGTGGTGCAGCAGGTCGCCGACGGTGTGCAGGCCGAGGTGCTCGGCCATCACCTTCGCGGTGGCGGGTCCGAGCACCTTCTTCAGTGGTTCTTCGAGCACGGGCACGAGATCCATTGCACACCACCGCACTGACAATGCCGTATACGTCCCGGAAATCCGCTGGTCAGACGGCTGGTTCGGGGCCTAGGATGTCCGGCTCCGGCCCTGTTCGCGGTCACCTCGTCTTGGGACCGCCCGACCCCGCGCCGTCGCACGTCCCCCCACCGGCGCAGCGACGATGGACTCCCAGATCTCACAGTCAGCTCAGGCATCCCAGTCACCCCATACGTTCCAGGTCGACCTGCGCGGCCTCGTGGACCTTCTCTCCCACCACCTCTACTCCAGCCCCAAGGTCTATCTGCGCGAACTGCTGCAGAACTCCGTGGACGCGATCACGGCCCGGCGTGCCGAGCAGCCCGACGCGCCTGCCCTGGTGCGGCTGTTCGTCGAGGGCGGCTCGGGCGGTGCCCTTCGTGTGGAGGACTCCGGGATCGGGCTCACCGAGACGGACGTGCACAGCCTCCTGGCGACCATCGGCCGCAGCTCCAAGCGGGCGGAGGGCCTGGAGTCGGCACGCTCCGACTTCCTCGGTCAG contains:
- the recG gene encoding ATP-dependent DNA helicase RecG — protein: MDLVPVLEEPLKKVLGPATAKVMAEHLGLHTVGDLLHHYPRRYEERGQLTHLADLPMDEHVTVVAQVADARLLTFSSPKAPRGKGQRLEVTITDGSGRLKLVFFGNGVHKPHKELLPGTRALFAGKVSVFNRRLQLAHPAYELLRGEDVSETVDTWAGALIPLYPATAKLESWKIAKSVQTVLPSAQEATDPLPESLRAGRGLVPLPEALLKIHRPHTKADIENARSRLKWDEAFVLQVALARRRHADAQLPAVARRPKKDGLLSAFDAKLPFTLTEGQQKVTKEIFDDLATEHPMHRLLQGEVGSGKTMVALRAMLAVVDAGGQAAMLAPTEVLAQQHHRSITEMMGELAEGGMLGGAEDSTKVVLLTGSMGTATRRQALLDLVTGEAGLVIGTHALIEDKVQFHDLGLVVVDEQHRFGVEQRDALRGKGKQPPHLLVMTATPIPRTVAMTVFGDLETSVLDQLPAGRSPIASHVVPAADKPHFLSRAWERVREEVSNGHQAYVVCPRIGDEDDDPKKSKKKPSPEDEAEKRPPLAVLDVADQLARGPLQGLKVEVLHGRMPPDDKDAVMRRFAAGETDVLVATTVIEVGVNVPNATAMVIMDADRFGVSQLHQLRGRVGRGSAAGLCLLVTEMPEAGPARQRLTAVASTLDGFELSRIDLEQRREGDVLGQAQSGARTSLRMLAVIDDEEIIAEARDEATAVVASDPDLEHLPGLRTALQALLDEEREQYLEKG